One window from the genome of Candidatus Didemnitutus sp. encodes:
- a CDS encoding acyl-CoA dehydrogenase, which produces MTTPAKKPSFRWEDPFLLEDQLTEEERMVRDSARDFCQGQLMPGIIEANRHEKFDRGIISGFGELGLLGATIQGYDCAGVSYVAYGLIAREVERVDSGYRSVMSVQSSLVMFPIHAYGSEEQRQKFLPRLAKGELVGCFGLTEPGSGSDPGSMSTRARRTEGGFKLSGAKTWITNSPIADVFVVWAKDDDGEIRGFILEKGMAGLTAPKIEGKFSLRASPTGMIMMDDVFVPDANLLPNVKGLKGPLGCLTKARYGIAWGALGAAEFCWHAARQYTLDRKQFGRPLAATQLIQLKLANMQTEIALALQGALRVGRLMDEGRATPEMVSLIKRNSCGKALEIARLARDMHGGNGIVDEFHVIRHVMNLESVNTYEGTHDIHALILGRAQTGIQAFGPE; this is translated from the coding sequence ATGACCACCCCCGCCAAGAAGCCGTCGTTCCGTTGGGAAGATCCGTTCCTGCTCGAAGACCAGCTCACCGAAGAGGAGCGCATGGTGCGCGATTCCGCCCGCGATTTTTGCCAGGGCCAGCTCATGCCCGGCATCATCGAGGCGAACCGCCACGAGAAATTCGACCGCGGCATCATCTCCGGCTTCGGCGAACTCGGTCTGCTCGGCGCCACGATCCAGGGCTACGATTGCGCCGGCGTCAGCTACGTCGCCTACGGCCTTATCGCGCGCGAGGTGGAGCGCGTGGACTCCGGCTACCGCTCCGTGATGAGCGTGCAGTCGTCGCTCGTGATGTTCCCCATCCACGCCTACGGCTCCGAGGAACAGCGGCAAAAATTCCTGCCGCGCCTCGCGAAAGGCGAGCTCGTCGGCTGCTTCGGCCTCACCGAGCCGGGTTCCGGCTCCGATCCCGGCAGCATGTCCACCCGCGCGCGCCGCACCGAAGGCGGCTTCAAACTGAGCGGCGCGAAAACCTGGATCACCAACTCGCCCATCGCCGACGTCTTCGTTGTCTGGGCGAAAGACGACGACGGCGAGATACGCGGCTTCATTCTCGAAAAAGGCATGGCCGGCCTCACCGCGCCGAAGATCGAGGGTAAATTCTCCCTCCGCGCCTCGCCCACTGGCATGATCATGATGGACGACGTGTTCGTCCCCGACGCAAACCTCCTCCCGAACGTGAAAGGCCTGAAAGGTCCGCTCGGCTGCCTCACCAAAGCGCGCTACGGCATCGCGTGGGGCGCGCTCGGCGCGGCGGAATTCTGCTGGCACGCCGCGCGGCAATACACGCTCGACCGTAAACAATTCGGCCGCCCGCTCGCCGCCACGCAGCTCATTCAACTCAAACTCGCCAACATGCAGACCGAAATCGCGCTCGCGCTCCAGGGCGCGCTGCGCGTCGGCCGCCTGATGGACGAAGGCCGCGCCACGCCGGAGATGGTGTCGCTCATCAAGCGCAACTCCTGCGGCAAGGCCCTCGAGATCGCGCGCCTCGCCCGCGACATGCACGGCGGCAACGGCATCGTGGACGAATTCCACGTCATCCGCCACGTGATGAATCTGGAGTCAGTGAACACCTACGAAGGCACACACGACATCCACGCGCTGATCCTCGGCCGCGCCCAGACCGGCATCCAAGCCTTCGGGCCGGAGTAG
- a CDS encoding (deoxy)nucleoside triphosphate pyrophosphohydrolase — MNQPVPVVCAVIEKDGLVLLAQRPPGKLLALKWEFAGGKVEPGEDPATAIVREIREELGCEIAIARALPRFTHDYGRVVIEMIPFVCRLASGSPAPHPHEHVALAWAKLDDLATYDLAAADYPVIDAYRATR, encoded by the coding sequence GTGAACCAGCCTGTTCCAGTCGTTTGCGCGGTCATCGAAAAAGACGGCCTCGTCCTCCTCGCGCAGCGTCCGCCGGGAAAACTGCTCGCGCTGAAATGGGAATTCGCCGGCGGGAAAGTCGAGCCCGGCGAAGATCCCGCCACCGCGATCGTGCGCGAAATCCGCGAGGAGCTCGGCTGCGAAATCGCGATCGCCCGCGCGCTGCCGCGCTTCACGCACGACTACGGCCGCGTCGTGATCGAGATGATCCCTTTCGTCTGCCGCCTCGCGTCCGGCTCGCCCGCACCGCACCCGCACGAACACGTCGCCCTGGCTTGGGCCAAACTCGACGACCTCGCCACCTACGACCTCGCCGCAGCCGATTACCCCGTGATCGACGCCTACCGCGCCACGCGCTGA
- a CDS encoding malate dehydrogenase: MKAPIRVAVTGAAGQIGYSLLFRIASGAMFGPDQPVILQLIEAPIEKALKALEGVAMELDDCAFPLLKGIVQTSDASVGFKDANWCLLVGAKPRGPGMERADLLKDNGKIFIEQGRIIDAVAAADARIAVVGNPANTNCMIAASQAKRLPADRFTAMVRLDQNRAQTQLAKKAGVDLTEVKDIFIYGNHSPTMFPAFAHATISGKPAAAVINDDAWLQGPFCETVGKRGAAIIAARGASSAASAANALVDHVRSLVTPGAIHSIAVKSNGLYGFDPEVWAGMPVRTTTPGSYEVITGYAMDDFAKSKLAATNKELVEERAFVAEMIK; encoded by the coding sequence ATGAAAGCCCCTATTCGTGTCGCAGTCACCGGCGCCGCCGGCCAAATCGGTTACTCACTCCTGTTCCGCATCGCCTCGGGCGCGATGTTCGGCCCCGACCAGCCGGTCATCCTCCAACTCATCGAAGCCCCCATTGAGAAAGCCCTCAAGGCCCTCGAAGGCGTCGCCATGGAGCTCGACGACTGCGCCTTCCCGCTCCTCAAGGGCATCGTGCAGACCTCCGACGCCTCCGTCGGCTTCAAGGACGCCAACTGGTGCCTCCTCGTCGGCGCCAAACCCCGCGGCCCCGGCATGGAACGCGCCGACCTCCTCAAGGACAACGGCAAGATCTTCATCGAACAGGGCCGCATCATCGACGCCGTCGCCGCCGCCGATGCTCGCATCGCCGTCGTCGGCAACCCGGCGAACACGAACTGCATGATCGCCGCCTCGCAGGCCAAGCGCCTCCCGGCCGACCGCTTCACCGCCATGGTGCGCCTCGACCAGAACCGCGCCCAGACCCAGCTCGCCAAGAAAGCCGGCGTCGACCTCACCGAGGTCAAAGACATCTTCATCTACGGCAATCACAGCCCGACCATGTTCCCGGCCTTCGCCCACGCGACGATCTCCGGCAAACCCGCCGCCGCCGTCATCAACGACGACGCCTGGCTCCAAGGCCCCTTCTGCGAAACCGTCGGCAAACGCGGCGCCGCCATCATCGCCGCCCGCGGCGCCTCCTCGGCCGCCTCCGCCGCCAACGCCCTCGTCGATCACGTCCGCTCGCTCGTCACGCCCGGCGCCATCCACTCGATCGCCGTGAAATCGAACGGCCTCTACGGCTTCGACCCCGAAGTCTGGGCCGGCATGCCCGTCCGCACGACGACCCCCGGCAGCTACGAAGTCATCACCGGCTACGCGATGGACGACTTCGCGAAGTCCAAGCTCGCCGCGACGAACAAGGAACTCGTCGAAGAGCGCGCCTTCGTGGCCGAGATGATCAAGTAA
- a CDS encoding 3-deoxy-7-phosphoheptulonate synthase, with the protein MQRTSDINVLETRTLPSPAQLLAELPKTDAQSELIARAREDIHRVIFTDDRRFLFVVGPCSIHDPEAGRDYARRLATLSRQVSDRILIVMRVYFEKPRTTVGWKGLIMDPHLDGSHDIAAGLRLARTFLRDVLDLGLPTATELLDPITPQYIADLICWSAIGARTAESQTHRQMASGLSMPLGFKNGTDGSIQTAINAIRAAAHPQTFLGINLDGASSVIVTRGNPNCHVVLRGGTSGPNFSPEHIARTEHLLAAAKLPKSILVDCSHDNSAKKPELQPDVLRAVLEQIAAGNTSIMGAMVESNLGAGNQPFPQPLDKLRYGVSITDGCIDWDTTERLVREIHAALAPRFA; encoded by the coding sequence ATGCAACGCACCTCGGACATCAACGTCCTCGAAACCCGCACGCTACCCTCGCCCGCCCAACTCTTGGCGGAGCTCCCCAAGACCGACGCGCAATCCGAACTGATCGCCCGCGCCCGCGAGGACATCCATCGGGTAATCTTCACCGACGACCGCCGCTTCCTCTTCGTCGTCGGCCCGTGCTCCATCCACGACCCCGAAGCCGGCCGCGACTACGCCCGCCGGCTCGCCACCCTTTCTCGCCAGGTCTCTGACCGCATCCTGATCGTGATGCGCGTCTATTTTGAAAAACCCCGCACCACCGTCGGCTGGAAGGGCCTGATCATGGACCCGCACCTCGACGGCTCGCACGACATCGCCGCCGGCCTGCGCCTCGCCCGCACCTTCCTCCGCGATGTCCTCGACCTCGGCCTCCCGACCGCCACCGAGCTCCTCGATCCGATCACCCCGCAATACATCGCGGATCTCATCTGCTGGTCCGCCATCGGTGCCCGCACCGCTGAATCCCAGACGCATCGCCAAATGGCCTCCGGCCTCTCGATGCCCCTCGGCTTCAAAAACGGGACCGACGGCTCCATCCAGACCGCGATCAACGCCATCCGCGCCGCCGCGCATCCGCAGACCTTCCTCGGCATCAACCTCGACGGCGCGTCCTCCGTCATCGTCACGCGCGGCAACCCGAATTGCCACGTCGTCCTCCGCGGCGGCACGTCCGGCCCGAATTTCTCGCCCGAGCACATCGCGCGCACCGAGCATCTCCTCGCCGCCGCCAAGCTCCCGAAATCCATCCTCGTCGACTGCTCGCACGACAACTCCGCCAAGAAACCCGAGCTACAGCCCGACGTGCTCCGCGCCGTCCTCGAGCAGATCGCCGCCGGCAACACCTCCATCATGGGCGCGATGGTCGAGAGCAACCTCGGCGCCGGCAACCAGCCCTTCCCCCAACCCTTGGACAAACTCCGCTACGGCGTCTCCATCACCGACGGCTGCATCGACTGGGACACCACTGAGCGTCTCGTCCGGGAAATCCACGCCGCCCTCGCGCCCCGATTCGCCTGA
- a CDS encoding folate-binding protein YgfZ has protein sequence MEVASATLRIRGPDSNTFLQGQFTQDLRKPVGAVSYGLWLNQKGKCIADSFVLRVAEEEFVVWAPRVENTTLRQRIDEYIIADDVELLGASAGVSGATVIWGDGAAAVVAQRFGTVPEPGRFAQGTDGLVFGGRFSRGENFVCLTADATVTVREFEQAGAMRGTRDSLEAERIVSALPAVPDDIGLNDLPNEGGLDIDAISYTKGCYLGQEVMSRLKNLGQVRRRLMVVAGSGARPAVLAQVQQDGKAVGQIRSSARVGDGFVAMAMISLVNFNRTAPLALEDGRPLEVRHG, from the coding sequence TTGGAAGTCGCATCAGCCACGCTCCGCATAAGAGGCCCTGATTCTAATACGTTCCTTCAGGGGCAGTTCACCCAAGATCTCCGGAAGCCGGTTGGCGCGGTCTCGTATGGCTTGTGGTTGAACCAGAAGGGGAAATGCATCGCGGATAGCTTCGTTTTGCGCGTCGCCGAAGAGGAATTCGTGGTGTGGGCTCCACGGGTCGAGAACACGACACTTAGGCAACGTATTGATGAGTATATTATTGCCGATGACGTGGAGCTTCTTGGGGCGTCGGCGGGCGTGAGCGGTGCGACGGTGATTTGGGGCGACGGCGCGGCGGCGGTCGTCGCGCAGCGCTTTGGCACTGTGCCAGAGCCAGGCCGTTTCGCGCAGGGGACGGACGGGCTGGTTTTCGGCGGGCGATTTTCGCGGGGCGAGAATTTCGTGTGCCTCACCGCGGATGCGACGGTGACGGTGCGGGAGTTTGAGCAGGCCGGAGCGATGCGCGGCACGCGGGACTCGCTCGAGGCCGAGCGAATTGTCAGTGCACTACCGGCGGTTCCGGACGACATCGGACTGAATGACCTGCCCAACGAGGGCGGATTGGACATCGATGCGATCTCCTACACGAAGGGCTGTTACCTCGGCCAGGAGGTCATGTCGCGGCTGAAGAACCTCGGCCAGGTTCGCCGCCGGCTCATGGTCGTCGCCGGCTCGGGTGCGCGGCCGGCGGTGCTCGCTCAGGTGCAACAGGACGGAAAAGCCGTGGGGCAGATCCGCTCGAGCGCGCGGGTGGGCGACGGGTTCGTCGCGATGGCGATGATTTCGCTCGTGAACTTCAATCGCACCGCGCCGCTGGCGCTGGAGGACGGTCGCCCGTTGGAAGTCCGCCATGGATGA
- a CDS encoding prepilin peptidase yields the protein MNAATFHEVAAVWPWFFPLCAFLFGACVGSFLNVCIYRIPKDESVVTPGSHCACGKPIAWHDNIPILSWLILRGRARCCGRKFSFRYPAIELLTAALFVACWMLFPPAKALGGMVLVSTVICATFIDLDHMIIPDAFTIGGGVVGVVLSAALPALHGQAHELFFVASLRSTLDAVLGLFVGSGLVLWIALVAEAVLKKEAMGFGDVKFLGALGAFVGWQGAVFAMFGGAMIGCVWILFAGAWQQLFGKAAAGARLETPDGARTERVGFGVHVSFGPMLGLGALLYFFVLHRWVDPYFASLRFLF from the coding sequence ATGAACGCCGCCACCTTCCACGAAGTCGCGGCCGTCTGGCCGTGGTTTTTCCCGCTCTGCGCCTTCCTGTTCGGCGCGTGTGTCGGCAGCTTCCTCAACGTCTGCATCTATCGCATCCCGAAGGATGAATCGGTGGTGACGCCGGGCTCGCATTGCGCGTGCGGCAAACCGATCGCGTGGCACGACAACATTCCGATCCTGAGCTGGCTGATCCTGCGTGGACGCGCGAGGTGTTGCGGACGGAAATTCAGCTTCCGCTATCCCGCGATCGAACTCCTCACCGCGGCGCTGTTTGTCGCTTGCTGGATGCTGTTCCCGCCGGCGAAGGCACTCGGCGGCATGGTGCTCGTCTCGACCGTGATCTGCGCGACGTTCATCGACCTCGATCACATGATCATTCCGGATGCGTTCACGATCGGCGGCGGCGTGGTCGGCGTGGTGTTGTCAGCGGCGCTGCCGGCGCTGCACGGGCAGGCACATGAGCTGTTTTTCGTCGCGAGCCTGCGCAGCACGCTCGACGCGGTGCTCGGGCTGTTCGTCGGCTCGGGCCTCGTGCTGTGGATCGCGCTCGTCGCCGAGGCGGTGCTCAAGAAGGAGGCGATGGGGTTCGGCGACGTGAAGTTCCTCGGTGCGCTGGGCGCGTTTGTCGGCTGGCAGGGCGCGGTGTTCGCGATGTTCGGCGGAGCGATGATCGGCTGCGTCTGGATCCTCTTCGCCGGCGCGTGGCAGCAGCTTTTCGGCAAGGCCGCCGCGGGCGCGCGACTCGAAACGCCAGACGGGGCCCGCACGGAGCGCGTGGGGTTCGGCGTGCACGTGAGCTTCGGACCGATGCTGGGGCTCGGCGCTCTGCTCTACTTCTTCGTGCTGCACCGCTGGGTCGATCCCTACTTCGCCAGCCTGCGCTTCCTATTCTGA
- the aroE gene encoding shikimate dehydrogenase, whose amino-acid sequence MNSWTGETTLTLDHLAAWAFDGTALAVLGHPIGHSLSPRMHNAALQTMAARDREFATWRYFRFDVPPERLAEALPRLHAAGLHGLNLTVPHKVLAFDLVAEIDPSARSVGAVNTLRRTATGWRGYNTDGYGLATALHADLGVSLAGAHVILLGAGGAARGAAVECLRQGCASLWIGNRTRANLDTLLDALRPLAGATPLRSFDPATPPMDLPAGAVLVNATSAGLKPDEPPPIALRSLPAGLSVYDMVYNPPQTALLREAAALGLRHANGLSMLVHQGARALEIWTGADVPADVMRAALAAR is encoded by the coding sequence ATGAATAGCTGGACCGGCGAAACGACCCTGACGCTCGATCACCTCGCGGCGTGGGCGTTCGACGGCACCGCGCTCGCCGTGCTCGGCCATCCCATCGGCCACTCGCTCAGCCCGCGCATGCACAACGCCGCGCTGCAAACGATGGCGGCGCGCGACCGCGAATTCGCGACGTGGCGTTACTTTCGCTTCGACGTGCCGCCCGAGCGCCTCGCCGAGGCGCTGCCCCGGCTGCACGCCGCCGGGTTGCACGGCCTCAATCTCACCGTCCCGCACAAAGTGCTAGCGTTCGACCTCGTCGCCGAGATCGATCCGAGCGCGCGCAGTGTCGGCGCGGTCAACACGCTCCGCCGCACCGCCACCGGCTGGCGCGGTTACAACACCGACGGTTACGGCCTCGCCACCGCGTTGCACGCCGATCTCGGCGTCTCGCTGGCCGGCGCGCACGTGATCCTGCTCGGAGCCGGCGGCGCCGCGCGTGGTGCCGCGGTCGAGTGCCTGCGCCAGGGTTGCGCTTCGCTCTGGATCGGCAACCGCACGCGCGCCAACCTCGACACGCTGCTCGACGCGTTGCGTCCGCTCGCCGGCGCGACGCCGCTGCGCAGCTTCGATCCCGCGACGCCTCCCATGGATTTGCCGGCGGGCGCCGTGCTGGTGAACGCCACTTCCGCCGGCCTGAAGCCCGACGAGCCGCCGCCAATCGCGTTGCGGAGCCTGCCCGCCGGTCTCAGCGTTTACGACATGGTCTACAACCCGCCGCAAACCGCGCTGCTCCGCGAAGCGGCCGCGCTCGGGCTGCGCCACGCCAACGGCCTCTCGATGCTCGTGCACCAAGGCGCGCGCGCCCTCGAAATCTGGACCGGAGCCGACGTCCCGGCGGACGTCATGCGCGCCGCCCTCGCCGCCCGATGA
- a CDS encoding transglutaminase family protein, giving the protein MEPRTLTPSEKDALVALLDDESPAVRQALLAQFAQLGDAGRTFLQDVARSPNRVAALSAAWFLRELKFSDPIAEFRGFIQSLNYELETGILLLSRTVNPALDVVAVCAQLDAFAARARKLMPRTATMRTQARVLNRVLFEEYGLRGNVDHYTDPKNSFVDQVLARRVGIPISLSIVYLLVAQRIGLELEPVGVPGHFLVGGYEPEGPFFVDAFNGGQLLSPEDVFERIRSLQHTPQLADLAPTPVREVLSRVCRNLINHYAAADDAAHARMFADFVSEFDATYERHASP; this is encoded by the coding sequence GTGGAACCGAGGACGCTCACTCCTTCCGAAAAAGACGCGCTGGTCGCGCTCCTCGACGACGAGTCTCCAGCCGTCCGCCAGGCTTTGCTCGCGCAATTCGCGCAGCTGGGAGACGCCGGCCGCACCTTCCTGCAGGACGTCGCGCGCAGCCCCAACCGCGTCGCCGCGCTCAGTGCCGCGTGGTTTCTGCGCGAGTTGAAATTCAGCGACCCGATCGCCGAGTTCCGTGGCTTCATCCAGTCGCTCAACTACGAACTCGAGACCGGCATCCTGCTCCTCAGCCGCACGGTGAATCCCGCGCTCGATGTCGTCGCCGTCTGCGCGCAGCTCGACGCCTTCGCCGCCCGTGCGCGCAAGCTCATGCCGCGCACCGCGACCATGCGCACGCAAGCGCGCGTGCTCAACCGGGTGCTGTTCGAGGAATACGGCCTGCGCGGCAACGTCGACCACTACACGGACCCCAAAAACAGCTTCGTCGATCAGGTCCTCGCACGCCGCGTCGGCATCCCGATTTCGCTGTCGATCGTCTACCTCCTCGTCGCCCAACGCATCGGCCTCGAACTCGAGCCGGTCGGCGTCCCCGGACATTTTCTCGTCGGCGGCTACGAGCCCGAGGGGCCGTTCTTCGTCGACGCGTTCAACGGCGGCCAGCTGCTCTCGCCCGAGGACGTCTTTGAACGCATCCGCTCGTTGCAACACACGCCGCAACTCGCCGACCTCGCCCCCACGCCCGTGCGCGAGGTATTGAGCCGCGTCTGCCGCAACCTCATCAACCACTACGCCGCCGCGGACGACGCGGCCCACGCGCGGATGTTCGCCGATTTCGTTTCGGAGTTCGACGCCACCTACGAACGCCACGCCAGCCCCTGA